AATCCCATATTATGGGTGACGATTACCATAGTCATTCCTTCGTTTGCAAGCGACCGTATTGTGTCGAAAACTTCTCCGACAAGTTCAGGATCAAGCGCAGACGTAGGTTCGTCAAAAAGCATCATCTTGGGCTGCATTGCAAGCGCGCGGGCAATGGCGACACGCTGTTTTTGTCCGCCTGAAAGAGTCACTGGATAAACATCCGAGCGATCAGGAAGACCTACTTTATCAAGCATTTTATAAGCTGTATCTTTTGCTTCGGCTTTGCTTTTTTTCAATACAGTTATCTGCCCTTCCATCACATTCTGAAGAACTGTCATGTGCGGGAAAAGATTGAACTGCTGAAAAACCATGCCGATTTCAGAGCGTAAAGCACAAAGCTTTTTTTGAGAATCAAGTACTAGTTTATCGCCACGGGTTACATATCCACAAGGCTCTTTCTCAAATAAAATTTCACCGGAATCAATAGTTTCTAAAAAGTTCATTGTCCGTAAAAGAGTGGATTTGCCAGACCCGCTTGGCCCGACAATAACCACCTTCTCTCCGCGCTTAATTTTAAGGTCGATATGATTGACCGCAGTGAGAGATCCGAAAGATTTAACAACCTGTTTTAATTCTAAAATGGTTTCCATTTAACGCCTTTCGTATACCCCCACCTTGTATTCGAGTTTCTCGAAAGCAAAGGTGAACACGGTTGTAAAAATAAGATAAATAAATGCAGCAAGAACAAGCACAGTAATATTAAAATATGCGTTGAACATCTGGTCTGCCGCACGCATAAGCTCTACCATCGCAATGGTTGAAACAAGTGCTGTATCCTTGATGAGTGCAATAAATTCATTGGCAAACGGAGGAATGATTCTCTTATAAGTCTGAGGAATTATAACCCGGCGCATAGTCTGGGAGTAGGTCATTCCAAGAGCTTTAGCTGCTTCGGTCTGTCCATGATCAATTGATTCAATTCCAGCCCGGATGATTTCAGCAAGATATGCGGAATAGTTAATTCCCAGACCGATCAAGGCTGAAACAAGCGGGGATAAGGTAATCCCCATCGCCGGCAAACCGTAATAAATAAAGAAAAGTTGTAAAAGAAGCGGTGTGCCGCGAAAAAACCAGATAATAAACCAGCTTATGCCGGAAAAAGGCTGAATCTTGCTTATCTTACCCAGCGCAATGAGTAGTCCGCCGATAGGCGAAACTAACATTGTAAAAAATACGAGCACAAGCGTCATGGTCGCACCCTTAAGCAGCGACGGCAAAAAGCGCAGGCAGTCATCGACAACCTGACGCCATTGCGGACGGATAGACCTATCCACAGATGCTATAAAATTTTTAGCTTCAATATTATCGGGATAAACCGCAATAATCTCTTCGCTGTATTTTTTAGCCTTGCTCAGATCTTCAAGGGAAAAATTAAGCCGCGCAAGCTGCATGCGGGAATATACAAACTCACCGTCATCACCTTCCGGTCCGGGAGC
The nucleotide sequence above comes from Maridesulfovibrio ferrireducens. Encoded proteins:
- a CDS encoding amino acid ABC transporter ATP-binding protein; its protein translation is METILELKQVVKSFGSLTAVNHIDLKIKRGEKVVIVGPSGSGKSTLLRTMNFLETIDSGEILFEKEPCGYVTRGDKLVLDSQKKLCALRSEIGMVFQQFNLFPHMTVLQNVMEGQITVLKKSKAEAKDTAYKMLDKVGLPDRSDVYPVTLSGGQKQRVAIARALAMQPKMMLFDEPTSALDPELVGEVFDTIRSLANEGMTMVIVTHNMGFAREVADTVIFMEQGDFIAKGTPDEFFSSKVLHPRISEFLDKLL
- a CDS encoding amino acid ABC transporter permease (The N-terminal region of this protein, as described by TIGR01726, is a three transmembrane segment that identifies a subfamily of ABC transporter permease subunits, which specificities that include histidine, arginine, glutamine, glutamate, L-cystine (sic), the opines (in Agrobacterium) octopine and nopaline, etc.), giving the protein MITLDNKFGKSGAFLASLFLLFTLLTVTAVSEAGEKSDAILKQARDALSLGHIDQAQVLFEQIPAPGPEGDDGEFVYSRMQLARLNFSLEDLSKAKKYSEEIIAVYPDNIEAKNFIASVDRSIRPQWRQVVDDCLRFLPSLLKGATMTLVLVFFTMLVSPIGGLLIALGKISKIQPFSGISWFIIWFFRGTPLLLQLFFIYYGLPAMGITLSPLVSALIGLGINYSAYLAEIIRAGIESIDHGQTEAAKALGMTYSQTMRRVIIPQTYKRIIPPFANEFIALIKDTALVSTIAMVELMRAADQMFNAYFNITVLVLAAFIYLIFTTVFTFAFEKLEYKVGVYERR